A portion of the Apus apus isolate bApuApu2 chromosome 3, bApuApu2.pri.cur, whole genome shotgun sequence genome contains these proteins:
- the CLIC5 gene encoding chloride intracellular channel protein 5 isoform X1 codes for MTDSVPANGEGKDPEIELFVKAGIDGESIGNCPFSQRLFMILWLKGVVFNVTTVDLKRKPADLHNLAPGTHPPFLTFNGEVKTDVNKIEEFLEETLAPPKYPKLAAKHRESNTAGIDIFSKFSAYIKNTKQQDNAALERGLVKALKKLDDYLRTPLPEEIDADSTEEEKVSKRKFLDGDDLTLADCNLLPKLHVVKIVTKKYRNFEFPTEMMGLWRYLKNAYARDEFTNTCAADKEIEQAYADVAKRLSKS; via the exons GCTGGTATAGATGGAGAAAGCATTGGGAACTGCCCATTCTCCCAGCGTCTCTTCATGATCCTCTGGCTCAAAGGAGTTGTGTTCAATGTCACCACTGTTGACCTGAAAAG aaaGCCAGCTGACCTACACAATCTGGCTCCTGGGACCCACCCACCTTTCTTGACTTTTAATGGAGAAGTCAAGACAGATGTTAACAAGATTGAGGAATTCTTGGAAGAGACTCTTGCACCTCCAAA GTACCCCAAGCTGGCTGCTAAGCACCGGGAATCAAACACTGCTGGAATCGATATCTTCTCCAAATTTTCTGCATACATCAAAAATACCAAGCAGCAGGATAACGCTG CTCTTGAAAGAGGCCTGGTGAAGGCTTTGAAGAAGCTGGATGACTATCTGAgaacccctctgccagaggaGATTGATGCAGACAGCACCGAAGAGGAGAAAGTGTCTAAACGCAAGTTTCTGGATGGGGATGACCTGACGCTTGCTGACTGCAACCTTCTGCCCAAACTCCATGTTGTCAAG ATTGTTACAAAGAAATACCGGAACTTTGAGTTCCCAACAGAGATGATGGGGCTGTGGAGGTACCTGAAGAACGCCTATGCCAGGGATGAGTTCACCAACACCTGTGCAGCAGACAAAGAAATTGAACAAGCCTATGCAGATGTGGCCAAGCGACTCAGCAAGTCCTAA